The sequence AATTTAGCCGTTAAAAGAAGCACAAATCCTACATCATCTTACCCCTTTTTACGACTATAAAAGTTGCACTTGTGAGTTGAATTCACCCTATCTTACAAAACATTTAATACTCAAAAACCACTTGATATTCCAAAGGATGAAAGAATCAAAAATAATCGCTGAAATCAGAAGGCTCCTCAAGGATAGAAACGGACTTCTTCTGGCCCACAACTACCAAAACGGCGATGTCCAGGACATCGCCGATATAACCGGCGACTCGCTGGGGCTTTCCATCGAGGCCTCCAAGACGGACGCCGAGGTGATCGTCTTCTGCGGGGTCCATTTCATGGCCGAGAGCGCAGCTATCCTCTCGCCTAACAAAACCGTGCTCCTTCCGAGGATGGACGCCGGATGTCCCATGGCGGACATGATAACCAAGGACGAGGCCGTGAAGTTTAAGGAGAGCTATCCCGAGGCGGAGCTTGTGACCTACGTCAACTCCACCGCCGATGTCAAGTCGGTCTCGGACGTATGCTGTACCTCGGCAAACGCGATAAGGGTGGTCGGGTCGGTGAGGACCGACACAGTTCTGATGGCACCGGATAAAAACCTCGCCCGGTACACGGCGCGTTTCACCGACAAGGAGGTGACCTGGTGGGAGGGATTCTGCCCCACTCACGACAACCTCACCGCCGAGAAGCTACTTGAGACCAAAGAGAAGCATCCTGACGCGGAGGTACTCGTCCACCCGGAGTGCAGGCCGGAGGTAATCGACATCGCCGACCACGTCGCCAGCACGTCCGGGATGCTGGCGCATGTGAAAAAATCTGACAAGATGAAGTTCATCATCGGAACCGAGATCGGCCTCATCCACCCCCTGAAGAAGGGGAATCCCGGGAAGGAGTTTATACCCGCATCGGAGAAGATGATCTGCCCGGACATGAAACGCACGACCCTAAAAGACATATACGACTGTCTCAACGAGATGAAGGGGGTTGTCGAGGTCCCCGAGGATATTAGGGCAAAGGCCAAAATATCCCTGGACAGGATGCTGCAGGTAAGGCGCGACGAATAGGGCCGCCGCCGGACTCCGCCGGGGCAGGGAGGGGGAAGAAATTTTTTTAAGAAAAACGATAAATTGCTTAAGGGGAATACAAATGAAAATAAAACCGGTTGTTGTTTTGACGGCGTCTATAGCCTTGTTTCTCCTCTCGGCCCCGCTCTTCTGCCAGGAGGAAACCGGCGACACGGAGGCCGCCGACGGATTGATGGAAGTGGGGCGTTATTCATCGATCTCTCAGCGCCTCGATTCCACTACGGCCGTCCTTGTCTACGACACAAAAAATCTCTCCGTGGACGTCGTTAAATCTGACGGATTCACGACCAAGGAGCTCCCGAAGACGGAAGAGCCCCTCGAGGTC is a genomic window of Candidatus Zymogenus saltonus containing:
- the nadA gene encoding quinolinate synthase NadA, with the protein product MKESKIIAEIRRLLKDRNGLLLAHNYQNGDVQDIADITGDSLGLSIEASKTDAEVIVFCGVHFMAESAAILSPNKTVLLPRMDAGCPMADMITKDEAVKFKESYPEAELVTYVNSTADVKSVSDVCCTSANAIRVVGSVRTDTVLMAPDKNLARYTARFTDKEVTWWEGFCPTHDNLTAEKLLETKEKHPDAEVLVHPECRPEVIDIADHVASTSGMLAHVKKSDKMKFIIGTEIGLIHPLKKGNPGKEFIPASEKMICPDMKRTTLKDIYDCLNEMKGVVEVPEDIRAKAKISLDRMLQVRRDE